The following DNA comes from Mycobacterium sp. MS1601.
TGGATGCCGAGCATGCCCCGGCCTATCTGGAGTCGACCAAACCCGACAATGTGCCGTACTACCAGCGGTTCGGGTTCGAGGTCACCCGGGAGATCGCGCTGCCGCGCGGCGGGCCGCCGCTGTGGGCGATGTGGCGCCAACCCCGCTGACCGAGGGATTTCGGCGTGAATCCAGTCGCTGAGCGGTCGGAATCACGCCGAAATCCCAACTCACGACCAGGAGTACTCGGCGCGCAGGCGTGCCGCCACCAGATCGAACGTGGTGCGCTCGACGATCGCGCCCTCACGGCGGATGCCCTCCTCCGGCACGTCGAGCACCCGGTCCAGGCGCACCCAGCTCGGTCTGCCCTCGTGATCCCACGGCCCGGCACCGATGCCGATCCAGTCCGGGTCCTCGGAATGGTGAGTCTGGCTCGACAGCATCAGACCCAGCAGCGTCTGGCGGTCGCGGCCCACCACCAGCACCGGGCGGTCCTTGCCCCGCGATGGGTCGTCCTCGAACGCCACCCAGGTCCAGACGATCTCACCCGGGTCGGCCCGGCCGTCCAGGTCGGGGGAGTAGACGACTTTGCGAGCTCGCTGGGCCGAGGGCACCACGTTGTTGGTGATCGGCCGTCCGGCCGGAATCGCGGCACGCTTCTGCGCGGCCTGCTGCTCGGCGGCATTGGCTGCCAGGGCGTCCATGCCGATCTTGATGCCCTGCGCCAGACCCCTCTGCAGGCCCTGCTGAATGTTGCGCTGTACCGCCTGCGGGTTCTGCAGGCCCTTGATGATCTTCGGGGCCTCGGTGAAGACCACATGCTCGGCGGCTTTGAGAACCTGCTGGAACGACTTCCACTGCGTCGCCATGATTAGCAGCATAGGGGAGGAACCTGCCCACGATTGGTTCGTGACGGCCGCCTCTCGATACTCTTGAGGCGCCTAACCGGGCGTTTTGA
Coding sequences within:
- a CDS encoding type II toxin-antitoxin system PemK/MazF family toxin, giving the protein MATQWKSFQQVLKAAEHVVFTEAPKIIKGLQNPQAVQRNIQQGLQRGLAQGIKIGMDALAANAAEQQAAQKRAAIPAGRPITNNVVPSAQRARKVVYSPDLDGRADPGEIVWTWVAFEDDPSRGKDRPVLVVGRDRQTLLGLMLSSQTHHSEDPDWIGIGAGPWDHEGRPSWVRLDRVLDVPEEGIRREGAIVERTTFDLVAARLRAEYSWS